ATCTATTGAGTATTGACTGTCGTTCAGTTGTCCCGTCAGCGGATCGAGCGAGCCGGTAATCGATTTTTTTGTATTGAGGTATTCGTTCAGTGGCGCGTGGCCGAGGTAAGCGGTCTCCTGGCTGGAGTTCATTGCCGCAATAGCCGCCCCCAAGGCGCCTGCTTCCTTGTGAAGTTCGGGTATAAGGAGTTCCCCGTTTTCCAGCTCAAGCTCGTCTTCAAACGCCTTAACAACGCCGACGTTCGCCGCGACACCGCCGATAAACGCAATAGGCTTTGTAAAGAGTTTTCCCTGGGCGACATTGGCCTTGAAACTTCTTGCAACGGCGTAGCAGAGGCCGGCGGCTATATCGAAGTCGGGGGTTCCTACCTGTTGAAGATGTATCATGTCCGATTTCGCAAAGACGCTGCATCGTCCGGCTACTCTTGGGGGTTTTTTCGATTTTAGGGACATGTCGGCGAACTCTTCTATTGTGTAATTCATTCTGGAAGCCTGCTGATCCAGGAAGGAGCCGGTCCCCGCCGCGCAGGCGGTATTCATGGCAAAGTCTTCAAGAACTGCGGATTTGGTTCCATTTGAGGTCGGTTTCATTGTGATGAATTTGGAGTCCTGCCCCCCCATCTCAATTACGGTTTTTATCTCCGGGTTGATGAAGGCGATGGCGGTCGAGTGGGCGACAACTTCGTTGAAAAATTCGGCTCCGATGATGCTTGCCGCAAGCTCTCCACCGGTACCGGTGGTACCGCAACGGCTTATTTTCTGGCCCGGGAACTTTTTCTCGATGTCCAAAATGATGTTTTCGAGCACCGGGAGCGGTTTGCCGAGCATTCGGCGGTAATAACGTTTAAGGACATTCCTCTCGCCGTCGAGCAGAACAGCTTTTACGCTAATTGAACCGATATCTATTCCAAGGAATAAATTATTAATAGCAACCTCCCGATGGTAAAAAATCACTCGAAAGCAGGATAATTTGTATATTCCTCACTGCCAAATCCTATTTCGACACACGGTACTAACGGATTTATCTCCCCCTGGGAAGAAATCTTTTCGAAATAACCGTGCATAAAATATAGCATATAAAACCCCACAACGGTTATTTAACGTAAGGGGCAACCGATTACTTTCCGAATGCAGAAGCTTTATTGTATGGCGTTGATAAGTTATTGAAAAAAGAGGGTTATTGTGGTGCGGGTGTACGGGGTAGTTTAAAGTTCATCGGTCATGTATTTATTGTATTCCGCGGTAAAGCAGAGGGAGGTCATATCTTCCATTCGGTCGACAAATACCTTGCCGTACAGGTGGTCGATTTCGTGTTGCAGCACTATCGCGAAAAAACCTTCAGCCTTTATGTCGATATTTTTTCCTTCGCGGGTTTTGGCTTCGACTTTTATCCTTGTCGACCGTTTTACTTTCCCCCAGAGATCCTTTAGCGAAAGGCACCCTTCCCACCCTTCGGCAAGATCTTTTGAAAATTCCACGATTTTTGGATTTAGCAGGATGGTAAGGGGGAAGTCCCCCCCCCTGTTTTCCCTCGATTCGATGACGATGATCTGTTTTGAAAAAGATACCTGCGGAGCGGCGAGCCCCGCGCCGTTGTATTCCCTCATTGTTGCAATCATTGAATCGATAAAATGAGAGGTGGAAGGGTGTAATATCTCCTGATCGGTCAGCGGCGCCGCGGGGATCCTGAGGACGGGGTTCCCCAGCTGGGCAATTTTCAGGATCGAAGGTTGCCCCTTGTAGATATCACCCAAGGTATTTTGCCCTGTATTCATGGAAAAGGGATCTGGCTCCCGGGAGACACTTCCCTTTTCCATTTCCTATCCCGGTTTTTTCCTGAAACTTTTCAAACGTATCAATTCCGGAGATGACCCCGGTTTCAATGTCATGTTCGGAAATGCCGTGGCAAGAGCAGATTATGTTTTTCTCTTTGTCGAATGGGGAAGCTTTCCGGTTTGCCGGTCTTCCATGATCGATGTTTTCCATATATTGAATCAAATGCCTATAAGTAAGCGCCTATTCAGTGCGGTATTCACGGATCTTTATTCCACCGGGATGTTCGACGAGTTTGCCCCTTTCCGGAAGTTTGGGGCTGAATGCCGATACAAAGGGGTTGTAGGTGGCGCCAACCTTCACTCTTGGGCTTGCCGGGTAATGCAGGTCGAACAGGAGGCCAACGCCAACGCGCTCATCGAACCTCAGTTTGAAATTCCATTTGCTCTGTCCTTCCCCGTCTGTCGAAACATCGAGAACGGTGACCTTGTCGTGAGTTGTTTCCATGAAGCGGATCGATTCAGGGATCACGGTTCCCGAGAATTTCAGGTTGCATTCGACATTGTAAATGTCACCGGACGACGATACGGTCTTGCACATGACAGTGGCCGGGATCGTCGGCTTTGTGGCGTACGAGTTTACAGCCAGGAGCGCGATAAATAGCGGAATAACAAATATTAAGCCGCTTTTGTTCCTTTTGATTTTCCCTTCTCCTTTTTGCTGTCACCGGAGGATGTTGTTGTTTCACTGCCGCCAGTAGCGGCGCTTGATGTTGACGTCGATTTGGCTGATTCGCCTGAGGAGCCTGAAGAACCGTATCCGTCCTTGTACCATCCCCCACCTTTAAGGTGGAAAGAGCCGAGGGAGATCAGCTTTTTCATTTTAGCGCCGCATTCGGGGCATTTTCTGGCTGAATTATCGGAAATCCCGTGAAGGACCTCAAACTCGCGTTCGCATTTCGGGCATCCATACTCATAAATTGGCATATTTTATGTAACTCCTTGTCTATCAAGTGTAGCAGATAATACCCATATAAGGTCAATATTAGATAAAATCAAGCCACTTTGAATATTTTTTCTCCTGACCCTTTAGCGCCTTGAAATAGACCTCCTGTATTTTGGTGGTCAACGGCCCGCGTTTGCCGCTGCCGATTTTCCTTCTGTCGATCTCGCGTATCGGGGTGAGCTCCGCCGCTGTCCCTGTAAGGAACGCCTCGTCGGCTATATAAACCTCATCCCTCGGGAAATACTGTTCCTCAACGCGAATGCCGAGGTCGCGCGCAACCTCAATAACGCTTTCGCGGGATATCCCTTCAAGGATGGAAACGAGCGGCGGTGTTTTGAGAATGCCGTTCCTGATGACGAATATGTTTTCACCCGAACCTTCGGCAACGTTGCCAAGAGGGTCAAGCAGGATCGCTTCGTCGAATCCGTTCCTTATCGCGTCCTGTTTTGCCAGGACGGAGTTGAAATAGACCCCTGTTACCTTGGCTTTTGTCATTGCGATATTCGGATGGTGCCTTGTGAAGGAGGATATGGTGACGGATATGCCGTTTTCCAGAGCTTCCTTGCCGAGATAGGTGCCCCATTCCCACGCCGCGATAGCGGTATGAACGTCGAGACCGGTCGGATTGAGGCCCCTCCCCTTTGTTCCAAGCCAGACAAGGGGGCGGATGTAGCACTCTTTCAGTCCGTTCTTGCGGATAGTCTCCTTTGTCGCTTCGGCGATCTCATCCTTGCTGAACGGGATCTCGTATCCCATGATATGCGCCGAGTTGAAGAGCCGGTCCACGTGCTCCTTGTGCCTGAAGATGGCCGGGCCTTTATCGGTGTTGTAACAGCGTACCCCTTCGAATATGCCGGTGCCGTAGTGGAGCGAATGTGTAAGAACATGAACGTTCGCCTCGTCCCAAGGGACCAGCTTGCCGTCCATCCATATCAGTTTGCTGTTTGGTGCGCTCATAAAGGGGAAAGTTTATCTTTGAAGCGTCGGATTGTCAAACATTGTCGCCGGGTGGATGGAGGGGGTGGTGGTGTAAAATGGTAATTGAAGAATTTGTCAACATTTTATGAGAGGACAAGGAAATGAAAGAGCAGATAGGAGCATGCTCCTTGACCGACAAGAAGTGCGTGCCATGTGAAGGCGGCATCCCCCCCAAGACGGAAAGCGAGGCAAAAGAGCTTTTGAAACAGCTTGACGGCTGGATATTGAAGGATGGGAAGATCGAGAAGAGTTTCGGTTTCAAGGATTTTTACGAGACGATAGAGTTCGTAAACGGCGTGGCGTGGATATGCAACAGGGAAGGGCACCATCCCGACCTGGAGGTTTCGTATAACAAATGCAGGGTCGTCTTCTGGACGCACGCTATAGGCGGATTGTCGGAAAACGATTTCATCTGCGCCGCCAAGGTCGACAGGCTTTTCGAGTAGCTCTACGCCATGCTCGCAATGACGACGATGTGACTGTCATCGCTGAAAGAGTCAGGTATTTCGGGGAGAGTATTTGTTATCCCCGTGAAACCGGGCTCCAGTCCTACAGTCTAATTAAAGTATAAAATACAGGATAGCCTCCTGCGCGGGGATGGCAGGAAAGCGGAAAGATTGCTTCGCTATCCTCGCTAATGATGTGAGCCGACGACGTGGCAAAAAAAAAGGGTCCCGCGGTCTCCCGCGGAACCCCAAACTCAATTCAGGTCAACCGCCCCGATCCCCCCTTGTAAAGGGTGGGGAGCAGGGCGCGCCTGATATCCTTCTCTAGTTCTCCCTCCTGTATGCAAGAGTTCCGAATCCGAACGCAAGCATCAGCGAAAGGAGACCGGTGTATGCCGGGTACTCGATGGCGTAGACTACCGGCGCAAGGCCAAGCCTTACAGCCGACCTCATTGCCGGCGATTCGGCTATGAAGTCCGCAACATATGGGGAGTAGGTGTAGTAGAGGTCTACCGCCACTCTTCCCGCCTCGCTGTTGAGGAGGGTGCTGTCGCGGAAATCACGGAGCGTTTTAACGTGCGGGTCGAGGTAGCTTCCGTAAGCCGCTGTAGCAATGAAGCATCCGCCGCCGCCGTCGCCGCCGCCGTTGTCACAGCCGGGCTGGCCAGGGCCGCCGCATCCGCCGTCGTAACCACCGCCACCGTTGCCGCCTGTGTTAAAAGTGTATGTCTGCGACTGGACAGCTTCGGTATTACCCATGACGTCGACCGAGAAG
This portion of the Nitrospinota bacterium genome encodes:
- the def gene encoding peptide deformylase: MGDIYKGQPSILKIAQLGNPVLRIPAAPLTDQEILHPSTSHFIDSMIATMREYNGAGLAAPQVSFSKQIIVIESRENRGGDFPLTILLNPKIVEFSKDLAEGWEGCLSLKDLWGKVKRSTRIKVEAKTREGKNIDIKAEGFFAIVLQHEIDHLYGKVFVDRMEDMTSLCFTAEYNKYMTDEL
- a CDS encoding (2Fe-2S)-binding protein, yielding MENIDHGRPANRKASPFDKEKNIICSCHGISEHDIETGVISGIDTFEKFQEKTGIGNGKGKCLPGARSLFHEYRAKYLG
- a CDS encoding zinc ribbon domain-containing protein; translation: MPIYEYGCPKCEREFEVLHGISDNSARKCPECGAKMKKLISLGSFHLKGGGWYKDGYGSSGSSGESAKSTSTSSAATGGSETTTSSGDSKKEKGKSKGTKAA
- a CDS encoding branched-chain amino acid transaminase, whose amino-acid sequence is MSAPNSKLIWMDGKLVPWDEANVHVLTHSLHYGTGIFEGVRCYNTDKGPAIFRHKEHVDRLFNSAHIMGYEIPFSKDEIAEATKETIRKNGLKECYIRPLVWLGTKGRGLNPTGLDVHTAIAAWEWGTYLGKEALENGISVTISSFTRHHPNIAMTKAKVTGVYFNSVLAKQDAIRNGFDEAILLDPLGNVAEGSGENIFVIRNGILKTPPLVSILEGISRESVIEVARDLGIRVEEQYFPRDEVYIADEAFLTGTAAELTPIREIDRRKIGSGKRGPLTTKIQEVYFKALKGQEKKYSKWLDFI
- a CDS encoding 4a-hydroxytetrahydrobiopterin dehydratase encodes the protein MKEQIGACSLTDKKCVPCEGGIPPKTESEAKELLKQLDGWILKDGKIEKSFGFKDFYETIEFVNGVAWICNREGHHPDLEVSYNKCRVVFWTHAIGGLSENDFICAAKVDRLFE